In Nitrosococcus oceani ATCC 19707, the following proteins share a genomic window:
- a CDS encoding MazG nucleotide pyrophosphohydrolase domain-containing protein: protein MTTAKNTTQRSPHGFGKQPSGADTTLDGKTSVAEEQRRQSHTGGKAKTFASLPQELPALARALELQKRAAQVGFDWASAAPILEKIEEELQEVRAALTSNENSSRLQEEIGDLLFACINLARHTGIMPEAALDSCSDKFERRFRYIEYMLTKRASSPAEASLAEMDTLWEEAKAKEGEFN, encoded by the coding sequence ATGACCACCGCCAAAAACACAACTCAGCGCTCACCTCATGGCTTTGGAAAACAGCCCTCTGGAGCCGATACAACGCTAGACGGGAAAACGTCTGTGGCCGAGGAACAACGCCGCCAATCCCATACCGGAGGGAAGGCAAAGACTTTTGCTAGCCTCCCCCAGGAGTTGCCCGCTTTAGCCCGCGCCCTGGAGCTACAAAAACGCGCCGCCCAGGTGGGCTTTGATTGGGCAAGCGCTGCCCCCATCCTAGAGAAGATAGAAGAGGAACTACAAGAAGTCCGGGCAGCGCTTACCAGCAATGAAAACTCCTCTAGGCTGCAAGAAGAAATTGGCGATTTATTATTTGCCTGCATCAACTTGGCTCGTCATACCGGCATCATGCCGGAGGCAGCGCTGGACAGTTGTAGCGATAAGTTTGAACGGCGCTTTCGCTATATCGAATACATGCTCACCAAGCGTGCCTCTTCTCCAGCAGAGGCAAGCCTGGCGGAAATGGATACACTTTGGGAGGAGGCTAAAGCAAAAGAAGGGGAATTTAATTGA
- the nadC gene encoding carboxylating nicotinate-nucleotide diphosphorylase, which translates to MSPVSIKEEVRRALAEDIGTGDVTTTLIPATTKITATIICRETAILCGTSWFNEVFHQLDADIAIDWAKADGDLVPANQIICTLYGLARPLLSGERTALNFLQTLSGTATIAHRYASAVKGLPVRILDTRKTLPGLRQAQKYAVRCGGGHNHRHGLYDGILIKENHILAAGSITAAIARARIANSNLPVEIEVENLNELQQALAAGADILLLDNFDTPSLREAVRISQQRAKLEASGGITLKNIRQVAETGVDYISVGALTKDIRAVDLSIRFTPEAF; encoded by the coding sequence ATGTCTCCTGTCTCTATTAAAGAAGAAGTTCGCCGCGCGCTTGCCGAAGATATCGGTACCGGTGATGTCACCACAACGTTAATCCCAGCCACTACTAAAATCACCGCCACCATTATCTGCCGTGAAACGGCAATATTATGCGGAACCTCATGGTTTAATGAAGTATTTCACCAATTAGATGCTGACATTGCCATTGATTGGGCAAAGGCAGATGGAGATCTCGTTCCTGCTAATCAAATAATATGTACTCTGTACGGCCTTGCACGCCCCCTTTTAAGCGGCGAGCGCACTGCTCTAAATTTCCTTCAGACTCTTTCCGGGACTGCAACCATAGCCCACCGCTACGCCTCCGCCGTAAAGGGCTTGCCCGTTAGAATACTAGACACCCGTAAAACCTTGCCTGGCCTGCGCCAGGCGCAGAAATATGCGGTGCGATGCGGAGGCGGCCACAATCATCGCCACGGCCTCTACGATGGAATCTTGATTAAGGAAAACCACATCCTGGCCGCCGGTTCCATTACAGCAGCGATAGCGCGGGCCCGTATCGCCAATTCCAACCTCCCGGTGGAAATAGAGGTGGAAAACCTGAACGAGTTGCAACAGGCACTTGCTGCTGGTGCTGATATCCTACTACTTGATAACTTCGATACCCCCTCGCTCCGTGAAGCCGTCCGCATTAGCCAGCAACGGGCCAAATTAGAAGCCTCTGGAGGCATTACCCTCAAGAACATTCGCCAGGTTGCCGAAACTGGAGTCGATTATATTTCAGTAGGCGCCTTGACCAAGGATATCCGAGCCGTAGATTTGTCAATACGCTTTACTCCCGAAGCTTTTTAG
- a CDS encoding cob(I)yrinic acid a,c-diamide adenosyltransferase — MGYRLSKIYTRTGDQGTTGLGPKQRVPKDHPRIEAIGTIDELNALLGLLLAHSIPHSLHQSLTPIQHELFDLGGELSIPPTLIIQASQVQALERLLDNLNEELPPLKEFILPGGTIPAGICHLARTTCRRAERRLVSLAKEESVNAESLKYLNRLSDLLFVMARELTRTAGAKEILWEKHR; from the coding sequence ATGGGATACCGTTTATCCAAGATCTATACCCGTACGGGCGATCAGGGAACTACTGGCCTAGGTCCCAAGCAGCGGGTACCTAAAGACCATCCCCGCATCGAGGCTATTGGCACCATTGATGAGCTAAACGCCCTACTCGGCTTGCTGCTTGCTCATTCCATACCCCATTCTCTCCATCAGAGCTTAACCCCTATCCAGCATGAGCTCTTTGACTTGGGCGGGGAGTTGAGTATTCCTCCTACTCTCATCATCCAAGCTAGTCAGGTTCAAGCTCTAGAGCGGCTGCTAGACAACCTAAATGAGGAATTACCGCCGCTTAAGGAATTTATCTTGCCTGGAGGCACCATTCCTGCGGGTATTTGCCACCTTGCTCGCACGACCTGCCGGCGGGCAGAGCGGCGACTCGTGAGCCTTGCCAAGGAGGAATCCGTCAATGCGGAAAGCCTGAAATATCTTAACCGCCTCTCAGACCTTTTGTTCGTCATGGCCAGGGAACTTACCCGAACAGCGGGAGCAAAAGAAATTCTTTGGGAGAAACACCGCTAA
- the cysG gene encoding siroheme synthase CysG, whose product MQYLPIFLNIRGQQCLVVGGGTVAVRKVALLRQAGAEVKVIAPKLHEQLQEWADKGKITAQQASFSETEIKSCYLVIAATDDSSLNEQVYHLATAQGVLVNVADCPRFCDFILPSIVDRSPVIVAVSSGGASPVLARLLRARLETLIPQAYGRLGQFAARYRSRIKQRITGIRARRIFWEKVLQGSIAERIFAGQEEEAEGALEAALEGGFVPEQGEVYLVGAGPGDPDLLTFRALRLMQQADVVFHDRLVSPEVLALVRREAERIYVGKKRSWHAVRQEEINMMLVRSAREGKRVLRLKGGDPFIFGRGGEEIATLAAENIPFQVVPGITAASGCASYAGIPLTHRDHAHACIFVTGQLKEGRLSLNWQALVQPQQTIVVYMGLSGLEILCQELIAHGMPAVTPAALVQQGTTSRQRVLTGTLATLPDIVQGEDIHAPTLVIIGGVVALYPQLAWFKVPDREPLDAR is encoded by the coding sequence ATGCAATATCTCCCCATATTCCTAAATATACGCGGGCAGCAGTGCCTGGTCGTCGGTGGAGGCACCGTAGCCGTCCGAAAAGTTGCGCTGCTTCGCCAGGCAGGCGCTGAGGTTAAAGTGATCGCCCCGAAACTGCATGAACAGTTGCAAGAATGGGCTGATAAGGGAAAAATTACCGCCCAGCAAGCTTCTTTTAGTGAAACTGAAATAAAAAGCTGTTATTTAGTGATTGCGGCAACAGATGATTCTTCTCTCAACGAGCAGGTTTATCATTTGGCCACGGCTCAGGGAGTACTGGTTAATGTGGCGGATTGCCCCCGTTTCTGCGATTTTATTTTACCCTCTATCGTGGATAGATCGCCGGTAATAGTGGCAGTTTCTAGTGGAGGAGCTTCCCCGGTATTGGCCCGTTTGCTCCGCGCCCGTTTAGAGACCCTTATTCCCCAGGCTTATGGCCGCCTAGGCCAATTTGCGGCGCGTTATCGCAGCCGGATTAAGCAACGGATTACAGGCATAAGAGCACGGCGTATTTTTTGGGAAAAGGTACTGCAAGGTAGCATTGCCGAAAGGATTTTCGCAGGCCAGGAGGAGGAGGCCGAGGGCGCCCTAGAAGCAGCTTTGGAAGGCGGATTTGTGCCAGAGCAGGGGGAAGTTTATTTAGTTGGCGCCGGACCAGGGGACCCGGATCTTTTAACTTTTCGCGCCTTGCGTCTTATGCAGCAAGCTGATGTGGTTTTTCATGATCGTTTGGTCAGCCCGGAAGTGCTTGCTTTAGTACGGCGTGAGGCGGAACGCATTTATGTAGGCAAAAAGCGCTCTTGGCACGCGGTGCGACAGGAGGAAATTAATATGATGCTGGTACGCTCTGCTCGGGAAGGGAAGCGAGTGTTGCGCCTTAAAGGAGGCGATCCGTTTATTTTTGGCCGGGGCGGGGAAGAAATTGCTACTTTGGCGGCAGAAAACATTCCTTTTCAAGTGGTACCTGGAATTACCGCCGCTTCAGGCTGCGCGAGCTATGCAGGAATTCCCCTCACCCACCGTGACCATGCCCATGCCTGTATCTTTGTTACTGGACAGCTCAAAGAGGGGCGTTTGAGTTTGAATTGGCAGGCTTTGGTTCAGCCTCAACAAACTATTGTGGTTTATATGGGCTTATCAGGACTTGAGATCCTATGCCAGGAATTGATAGCCCATGGAATGCCTGCCGTCACGCCGGCCGCTTTAGTACAGCAGGGCACGACTTCCCGGCAGCGGGTCTTGACGGGGACGCTGGCAACACTGCCTGATATTGTCCAGGGGGAAGACATTCATGCCCCCACCTTAGTTATTATCGGTGGAGTTGTTGCGCTTTATCCCCAGCTTGCTTGGTTCAAAGTTCCCGATAGAGAGCCGCTCGATGCACGCTAG
- the ampD gene encoding 1,6-anhydro-N-acetylmuramyl-L-alanine amidase AmpD, translating into MGKVISGKWWIDADSGWLANARRVVSPNQDERPPGMAAEWVVIHGISLPPGEFGGPWIDALFTNRLEVAAHPYFDGIRGLRVSAHILIARDGTLTQYVPFHKRAWHAGESMLKGRCRCNDFTIGVELEGADTVPYEKMQYQVLANLINVLAGAYPAFSKERIVGHSDIAPGRKTDPGPAFEWMRLKSLLA; encoded by the coding sequence ATGGGCAAAGTCATTTCTGGGAAGTGGTGGATAGACGCGGATAGCGGCTGGCTTGCCAATGCCCGTCGTGTGGTCTCGCCTAACCAGGATGAGCGGCCACCAGGCATGGCTGCGGAATGGGTAGTGATCCATGGTATTAGCTTACCTCCTGGAGAGTTCGGAGGACCATGGATTGATGCCCTCTTTACCAACCGTCTTGAAGTGGCTGCTCATCCCTACTTTGATGGGATTCGCGGGCTGCGGGTCTCCGCTCATATTCTCATTGCACGGGATGGCACTTTAACCCAATATGTGCCCTTTCATAAACGAGCTTGGCATGCGGGTGAGTCTATGCTTAAGGGGCGCTGCCGATGTAATGATTTTACTATTGGGGTAGAATTGGAGGGTGCCGATACCGTACCCTATGAAAAGATGCAATATCAGGTGTTGGCGAATCTGATAAATGTTTTGGCCGGAGCTTATCCGGCCTTTTCCAAGGAACGGATCGTGGGGCATAGTGATATCGCGCCCGGCCGTAAAACCGATCCGGGTCCTGCTTTTGAGTGGATGCGGCTCAAATCTTTACTTGCTTAG
- the gdhA gene encoding NADP-specific glutamate dehydrogenase, with amino-acid sequence MPEIEARIQSIFEQVVQRNPGESEFHQAVKEVIDTLGPALRHHPEYADQKIIARICEPERQIIFRVPWQDDRGEVQINRGFRVGFNSALGPYKGGLRFHPSVYLGIIKFLGFEQVFKNAITGMPLGGGKGGSDFDPKGKSDAEVMRFCQSFMTELYRHIGDITDVPAGDIGVGGREIGYLFGQYKRITNRYESGVLTGKSPKWGGALVRREATGYGTVYFAEEMLKARGDSLEGKTCVVSGSGNVAIYAIEKLQMLGAKIVACSDSNGVIYHASGIHLDTVKQLKEVQRRRIRNYIDEHPGAQYIEGGQVWDIPCQVALPCATQNELDAEAARTLVANGCIAVAEGANMPTTPGGVKIFLESNLAYGPGKAANAGGVATSALEMQQNASRDNWTFEHTEQRLHEIMTGIHQDCYETAAEFGSPGNYVIGANIAAFRHVAEAMLAFGVI; translated from the coding sequence ATGCCGGAAATAGAAGCAAGAATTCAAAGTATTTTCGAACAGGTCGTGCAACGCAATCCTGGCGAGAGCGAATTTCACCAAGCGGTGAAAGAGGTCATCGACACCCTAGGACCTGCGCTACGCCATCATCCAGAATATGCCGATCAGAAAATCATTGCGCGCATTTGCGAACCTGAGCGACAAATCATCTTCCGCGTGCCCTGGCAAGATGATCGCGGCGAGGTGCAGATTAACCGGGGCTTTCGAGTCGGCTTCAACAGTGCCCTCGGTCCCTATAAGGGTGGCCTGCGCTTCCATCCCTCCGTCTATCTCGGCATCATTAAATTTCTTGGTTTTGAGCAGGTATTCAAAAACGCCATCACCGGCATGCCCCTAGGCGGCGGCAAAGGCGGCTCGGACTTCGATCCCAAAGGCAAATCGGACGCCGAGGTGATGCGCTTCTGCCAAAGTTTCATGACCGAACTGTACCGTCATATTGGCGACATCACTGATGTACCGGCTGGTGACATTGGCGTTGGCGGGCGGGAAATCGGCTACCTGTTCGGCCAGTATAAACGCATTACTAACCGCTACGAGTCGGGTGTATTAACCGGTAAAAGTCCAAAATGGGGGGGGGCCTTGGTGCGCCGTGAAGCCACCGGCTACGGAACCGTCTATTTTGCGGAAGAGATGCTCAAGGCCCGTGGCGACAGCCTGGAGGGCAAGACCTGCGTGGTCTCTGGCTCCGGCAATGTCGCCATCTACGCCATAGAGAAGCTACAGATGCTGGGCGCCAAGATCGTGGCCTGCTCCGACTCCAATGGGGTAATCTACCACGCGAGTGGCATTCATCTGGATACCGTTAAACAGCTTAAAGAGGTCCAAAGGCGCCGCATCCGGAATTACATCGACGAACATCCGGGCGCTCAATACATCGAAGGTGGCCAAGTCTGGGATATTCCCTGCCAGGTGGCGCTGCCCTGCGCAACCCAGAATGAGTTGGATGCAGAGGCCGCCCGTACTCTAGTGGCCAATGGCTGCATTGCCGTAGCCGAGGGCGCCAATATGCCAACCACACCCGGTGGCGTAAAGATTTTTTTGGAGTCGAATCTAGCTTATGGTCCTGGTAAAGCCGCCAATGCCGGCGGCGTCGCGACCTCGGCCCTGGAAATGCAACAGAACGCCAGCCGGGATAACTGGACTTTTGAGCACACCGAACAGCGGCTACACGAAATTATGACGGGCATTCACCAAGACTGCTACGAAACTGCCGCGGAATTCGGTAGCCCGGGCAACTATGTGATCGGCGCCAATATCGCTGCTTTCCGCCACGTTGCCGAGGCCATGCTGGCATTTGGCGTTATTTGA
- the hspQ gene encoding heat shock protein HspQ: MEQAKAKFTIGQIVRHKLFHYRGVVVDADPSFQGSPEWYEHMACSQPPKDRPWYHVLVNDADYETYVAERNLDLDGSGQPINHPAVEMFFDELHEGVYRCQRHIN, from the coding sequence ATGGAGCAAGCAAAGGCCAAATTTACCATCGGCCAGATAGTGCGTCATAAATTATTTCATTATCGAGGAGTAGTGGTTGACGCCGATCCCAGCTTCCAAGGCAGTCCGGAATGGTATGAGCATATGGCTTGCTCCCAACCGCCAAAAGATCGGCCTTGGTACCATGTTTTGGTCAACGATGCGGATTATGAAACCTATGTGGCTGAGCGAAACCTTGATCTTGATGGTTCGGGGCAGCCTATTAATCATCCCGCGGTGGAGATGTTTTTCGATGAGCTGCATGAGGGAGTCTACCGCTGCCAGCGTCATATCAATTAA